AACGCCTGGCCTTCACCGCCGCAGACCTGGCCGCCACCCTGGATTTTTTCCACCACGGCATGACCACCTTCACCGCGCCGGGCGACACGGTGCTGATCCTTTTGCCCGCCCCCCGCGTGGCCGAGCTGTTGTCCACGGCCCTGGCTAGGTTCGGGGCGCGCGGCGTGGCCGGATTCCCGGCGGCCCGGGCCCCGCAAGACGGCGACCGCGACCCGGTCACGGCCTTTTGCCGGGACATGGCCCAGGCCCGGCCCCGGGTGCTGGTCATCGGCCCCAGGCTTCTGGAAGGGTTCGTGCGCGACCCCGATGCCTGCGACGCGGCCCGGGGCCGGTTGCGGGCGGTTCTGACCAGCGGGGAGCCCCTTTCCCCCGAACTGCGCCAATTGGTGCAACGACGCTGGGGCTGCCCGGTCTTCGACCACTACGGCCTGACCGAATCCGGGTTCGGGGGCGGGGTGGAGTGCGCGGCCCAGGCGGGCTACCATCTTCGTGAGGCCGACCTGTATGTCGAGATCCTGGACCCGGCCACGGGGGCGGTCCTGCCCGAGGGCCACACCGGGGAGGTGGTGCTGACCACCCTCGGCCTCCGGGCCATGCCGCTTCTGCGCTACCGCACCGGCGACGCCGCGGCCATGCTTCCCGGCCCCTGCCCCTGCGGCAGCCTTCTGCGACGCCTTGGCCCGGTGACCGGCCGCTACGACCGTCAAAACCGAATCCACATCCCCAAAAAAGGAGGCGCAGACGCGCCATGAACGATCTTCTGGAAACGCTCCTTGCCCGGCTGGAGGCCGGAGAATCCGTGGTCCGGGCGGCCATCGTCGCCCAGGAGGGCTCTGCGCCGCGCGCGGCCGGGGCGCACATGCTGGTGTTCGCCGACACGTCCATCGCCGGGACCGTGGGCGGGGGGCTGGTGGAGGCCCGGGTCATGGACGCGGCCGCCGTTGTCCTGGCCGAGGGCCTGGCCCGGGTCATGGACTTCAACCTGACCGGGGAAATGGCGGCCGGGGCGGACATGATCTGCGGCGGCAGGCTGCGCATCTTTCTGGAGCGCCTGGACCCGGATCAGGCCGGGCTGTTTGCGGCCTTGCGGGACCGTCTGGAGACCGGGGAGCGCTGCCTTCTGGCCACCCCCCTGGACGCCCCCGGAAACGGCGGGGGAAAAATCCTTCTGGCCGGGGACGGCAGCACCGTTTCGCCGGACAAGACGCCGCCCGAGGATCAAGCCGCCCTGCGCCGGGCCGGGGAGAGCCTCCTGGCCCCGGCCTGCATGGACGCCGGGGGCCGCCGCTATTTCCTGGAGCCCTGCCAGGGCAGGCCGCGACTCTTCCTCATGGGGGCCGGGCATGTGTCCCGGGCCACGGCCCTGGCTGCCGGGCTGGCCGGGTATTCGGTCATTGTCCTGGACGACAGGCCGGAATTCGCCAACCGGGAACGCTTCCCCGGCGTCCACGAAGTGGCCGTGGCCGACATGGAGGACTGCTTCGCCGGACGGACCATCACCCCGCGCGACATGGTGGTCATCGTCACCCGGGGACACCTCAACGACGCCACGGTCCTGGCCCAGACCCTTGGCACAAGGGCGGGCTACGTGGGCATGATCGGCAGCCGCCGCAAGCGCGACGCCATCTACGACCGGCTACGGACCCAGGGCGTGACCGACGCGGAACTGGCCCGGGTGCATTGCCCCGTGGGGCTTCCCATCGGGGCCGAGACCCCCGAGGAAATCGCCATCAGCATCGTGGCCGAACTCATCGCCGTGCGGGCAAATCAAGGACTTCCCAGGCATCCATAAGGCTTACTCGGCGCACGCGCCGCCCTCCGAACCGATGACGCATGCCGCTGCTGCGGCCCGGACGCCTTCGATTTTCACGCCTCCGGCCTCGCCGTCTGCATATGAAAAAAGGGCCGACGGTCGGGTGACCGTCGGCCCTGCACTGCTGCCTGTATCGGCAGCTTCGATAATCACGCGCAGGCTGCGGCTATGCCGCGCCGTAAGCGAGGGATTTTCGTGCCTCTCCGCCCGGCGGCCTGGCCGCCGCTGGCGGCGCAAAGCCCTGGTTCCGAAAAACCGGGGCTTTGTCATCAAATAATGACGCGCTATTTCGCCTTGCGGTACGTGCCCCCGAAATAGCCGGACATGCCGCATTCGTCGCCCTTGGACTCCACGTCCACGGTGGCGGTGTCGCCCTTGAAAGCGATGGTGAATTTGATGCCGTCATCCTCGGTGCCGCCCTTGGCCGGAAGGTCGTCGTTTTCGCGGCCGCCGCCCTGGTCCATAGGGGTCTCGTAGGTTTCGAAATCACACATCTGGCCGTTGCTCTTGCTTTTGGTCTTGAACTTGAAGACAAACCCGGGGCCCATCTGGGCAATGGTCATGGTCCCCTCGTAGCCGGGCTCGGTGTAGGTCCAGCGCCCCTCCACGCCCTTGGCGAAACACACTCCGGACAGCCCGAGCACGATCACGGCCACCCCGACCGCCAGACATACCTTGCGCATGAGACAACTCCTTCGTTTTCTTCTGGTTGCCGATACCCGGTGAAGGTGCGGCACAGCCGTCCATTCCCGGGCGGAATCCTCAATTTGCCTTTAAAAACATCCCCCGGCATTTCCCGCACGGCGCAGCCCCCGTCATGGAGGCCTGCGCGACACGTCTGCGCCAGCGGCAATACGGCGTTATGGGCCCTTTCGGATGATGGCCATGGCGTACATGGAGTCCTCCCCGGCGTCCTTCGTTTCGGTCAGCAGAAATTCGAACCCGGCATACGTCCAGACCGTGTCCTGGCCTTTCCTGACGCCCTTGCCTGCCTTGGCTCCAAGCCAGGCGGCCAGCCCGGCGGCCACGGGATTCTGCTCCTTGAGAGAGGCGTCGATGGTCAGCCCCTCGAAACGGCCGCCGGGGCCGAAGTCGAAGGCCAGGGTGACCGGTCCCTGGTCCGGAACGGCCTGAAAATCGTATTGCAGGCGTTCGGGGGCGGCGAGGCTTGGTTCCTCGGACGGCAAGGCCGACGTGAGCGCCGCCTCCAGGCTGGTCCGGTTCGAGGCGGCCCCAATGTCCAGGGTCTTGCCATTGACGACCACCGGGAAGGTGTCCTGGCACAGGGCCTGACCAGACAGGCCTAGAAAGAGAACAAGAGCCAGGAGACTCCGCATGATGTTCATGGTCCGCATCCTTGTCGGGTTGGAAATGTCGACGGAAACGATCCGGGGCGTCATGCCCCGGGAACGGAATAATATTTTTTTACAGAGCACCGTCGGCCATGTCTGTAAGGGGATTCCCTGTCATGCCCGACAAAGCGTGGGCATCACCGGAAAAGGCAGGATATGGCGAAACAGCGTCAGCATGAACTAATGCTGAATAGGGTCGTACGAAATCTATGTCCAGGTTATCCATCACGCCACTACATACAAAACATGAAATATATATAGTAAATATTAGCGTCAAGATTAAATGTTGAATTTGATTCGTGAACATCAGTCAGCCCTGTACACCAACAAGAGAACCAGTCCATACCACACAGCAACAGCGGCCAGCGCCAAGAAAAGAGTTGCCTTCACTCCTGTCCGGATATACTTTTTCATGGCAACCGCCTCTAGTTTTCATTTTTATGACTCACGACAACATGTCCGGATATCCATGACGTTTTTTCCCCATCAATTTTCACCGTATTCATCCCGCTTGTGTGGTCTTTTTCCTCTGCTCAGGGGACGAGGCCTTTTCTCCGGCTCCATGTTTCCAAAAGCGTGTAGCAATGGTCCATGCCGCGTGCAAGCAACCCCTTGCCCTGCCTCGCCAGGCCAGGGAGGCCTCCAAAGGCTGCACCCGCCGATGCGCGGTGCAGGCCTCATCCTGGCCGTGACCCTGCTTTTGGCCGCGTGCGTGATGGAGTCGGACGGACAGGGCCGGGCCATGCCCCGGGCGCTCCAGGGCGTGTTGGACATGGCGGGTTGGGACATGGCGGCGGATGGTCCCCTGCGCCTGGATGGCGAATGGGAGTTCTACCCGCACCGTCTGCTTTCGCCCGATGATTTCCAGGAACCGGGGTATATGGAAAAAGCCCGGAGCTATGTCCTGCCCTCCCCCTGGAACCAGGACACGGCCGATGGGACGGCCATGGGCGCCGATACCGGATTCGCCACCCTGCGCCTGCGCGTGGGCCCTGCCCCGGGCACGCCCCGTCCGGCCCTGTACCTGTTCAACATCAATGCCGCCTACCGCCTGTGGATCGACGGTTCCCTGGCAGCCCGTAGCGGCGAGGTGGGACAAAACGCCGCCCAGGAGCGTCCCGAACCGTCGAAACGGCTCATCCCCTTCGCCAATCTGGGACGCCCCGTGGACATCATCCTGCAGGTGTCCAATTTCCAATATCGCGACGGGGGGCTCATCGCCCCGGTCTGGCTGGGGCCCCAGGAGACGTTGCAGGCCTGGCAGGATCGATCCCTGGGTGCGGCCATGTTTTTCGTGGGCGCGTTTTTCGTCATGGGGCTATACCATATGGCCCTGTTTTTTTTCCGGCCCAAAACCGTCTCGCCGCTCTATTTCTCCCTGTACTGCTTCGCCTGGATGGGGAACTACGCCGCCTCGGACACCAGCGGCTGGGCGTTGCGCCTTTTTTTCCCCGACATCGCCACCCGGCTTTTGGACCAGATCGCCTTGTGCTGCTTTTTCATCTCCATTCCCGTGGGGTTCGCCTTTTTCCGGTCCCTGTATCCAGAGGAATTTTCCCGGCGTCTGCTTGCGGCCTGCATTGCGATGTGCACCATTTTTGTGGCCGTGGCGGCCTTTGCCTCGGGCCTGACCCTGGCCCAGGCCCTGCCCCTGTACTACCTCATCTCCGGATTGCTCATCATCTATTGCCTCCACCGGCTGTACACGGCCTGGCGGCGGGGACGGGAGGAAGCCGGTTTCCTCTTCGCCGGATTTTGCGTGCTGGGGCTCATCGGCATAAACGACATGCTGGCCGATATGAAGCTGCTGGCCTCCACGCCGCGCATCCCGGAAGGAATGCTGGCGTTTAGCCTGTGCCAGGCCTTTGCCCTGTCCCGCCGCCTCTCCCGGGCCTTCACGGCGAAAGAGCGCCTGTCCGTCGCCCTGGAGGGAAAAAACCTGAGCCTGGAAAAGGAGATGGCCGAACGCACCCGGCTTGAGCGGGAGATCGTGACCATCAGCGAAGAGGAGCGCCGCCGCATCAGCCTGGAACTGCACGACGGCCTGTGCCAGGAACTGACCGCCGCCCGGCTGCACTGCGATGTCCTGCGCCCCTCCTGCTCCGGAACGGACGCCGGGTGCGAGGAACTGGCCCGGCTGTCCGGACTTTTGGATGGCCTGGTGGACCACGCCTATGACCTCTCCCGGGGGCTGTGGCCCCTGGAGCACGATTCCGTCGGCGTGGGACCGTCTTTCCGGGACATGATCCAGAGGCTGGGCGAGTCGAGCGCCATTCCCATGGAATTTCACCGGGAGATGCCCTGCGAGACCTGCCGCAATCCCCATCTGGCCCAGTTGTACCGCATCGCCCAGGAGGCCGTGACCAATGCCGTGAAGCACTCCCGGGCCACGCGCATCCTCATTTCCCTCACCTGCCCGTCCGCCCGGGCGGCGGTCCTGGTCGTGCGCGACGACGGCCGGGGCCTGGCCCAGGCCGAGACCACCCCGGGCGGCCTGGGACTGGGCATCATGGCCCACCGGGCGCGCATCATCGGGGCCACGCTGTGCATCGAAGACGCGCCCGGCGGCGGCGCCCAGGTGGTATGCACGGTTCCCTGCCAAGCCAACACGAACGATCCCGACACCCGGAGGGCGTCATGACCATGGGACCATGCATCGGAGCCCGCGTGTTCCTGGCCGACGACCACCCCGCCGTGCGCGAGGGGTTGACCCTGAGGCTGCTTCAGGAGCGCTTCGAGGTGTGCGGCGAGGCCGAAAACTTAGCCGAGCTTGTGGCCCGCATCGACGCCAGCGCCGCCGACATCGCCCTGGTGGATCTGACCCTGTGCGAGGAAAGCGGCCTGGACCTGATCCCGGAGCTGCGCGCCCGGGGGATTCCGGTGTTGGTCTATTCCATGCATGAGGATGCCGAGACCGTGCGCCGGGCCTTTGCGCGCGGGGCCGCAAGCTACGTCACCAAACGGGAGACCTCGGCCGTTTTGGTGGATGCCGTACGCCGGACCCTGGCCGGGGAACGCTACGTCAGCCCCCGCATCGCCGCCGCCCTGGACGCGGCCGGCGCACAGGACGAGACCGCCGCCCGGGTCGCCACCTTGAGCGAACGTGAGCGGCAGACCTTGGACCTGCTGGCCAAGGGCGAAGCCAACACCGAGATCGCCGCCGCCCTAGGGGTCAGCGTGCGTACCGTGGAGAGCTACTGCGCCCGCATCCTGGTCAAACTCAATCTGGACGGCATGAAGTCCCTGCGCAAATACGCCATCCGCGACTACAAGCCGAGCTGATCCGCCCTTCGCCAGGGCAGCCGGAGTCCCCACGGCTCTCCCCTGCCCCTCCCTGCCCGTTTCCTGCCCCCGTTTCCGCAGCCCGATGACGAATGTCCGGAAAACCCCGGACAGACAAAATTTTCCACGCCCCGTACATGCCAAAACCGTCCCCTGGGGGACGATTGATTCCCGGATCGGGCAACGGGCGGGGAAATCCGCCACTGGAGCATCCATGAAAAAACTGACCGCGCTGTGCCTGCTCGCCGTCCTGTTGCCGTGTCTGGCCATGGCCCAGACGAACGTCCCCCTGCGCGGGGACGAAAAAAAGAAACTCGACACCTTTTTCAGCAACTTCGCCGAAGTGAACATGAAAAACTTCACCCAGGGGCCGCTTTCCGACGAGGAACTGCTGTATTTCGCCACCTGGCACTGCATCATCAACGCCGCCGACTCGTTTCAGACCACCAACGACGGCAACGACATCATCATTCCCGCCAGCGCCATCGACAAGGCCACGGAGAAATACCTCGGCCAAACGATCAAAAAGCATCTCAAGCCGAGCTATGTGGAATCCATGGCCAGCGGCGAGGCCTACGTTTTCGCCCAGGTCGACTCCCTGCAAAAGCGCGACGACGGAACGTATCTGGCCAAGGGAACCATCTACGCCACGGGGTCCGGGGCGGTCATCGATCCCCACGCCACGGCGGCGGACTGGAAAAAGGCGGGCGAGACCGTCAATCCCCAGGAAACGTTCACCGGCGTCATCCGAAAGACTGACGGGGAGCAAGGGCGCTACATCCTGCTCGAATACGCCGTTCAGGAACGGCCATAGCGAGATATCGCAAAAGGTTTTCCGGACCCGGCATCCGGCCAGGCGGCCCGCCGCCGCCCGGTTCCCTGGTCCAGGCGTCTTTGGGGGCATTTTTTCAAATCAACGTGTGGAGGAGGAGCGTCGTATGTTTTGGAGATCGCTGGTTGTTGCCTGTCTGTTGGTTGTCGGCACGTCGAGCGCCTGTTTCGCCTATTCCGACGAGGTCGAATGGCTGCGGAACCAATCCTTCAATGCGTGCAAGAACTATTACGTCTGGCGGCTCATCGACAACTATTTCCCCGACGCCCAGTGGGAATCGGGCTGGTCCGACCAGGGCGACTATATCGTCAACGTCTACGGCACCATGAACTTCAAGGGCAGAGACGTCACAGCCCAGTTACAGTTCACCATCGACCCCAAGCGGGGCAAGTTCGACATGAACGCCCTGGAGTTCAACGGTTCTCCCCAGCCCAAGGAGATGCGCACGGAGCTCATCAAGGCCATGTGCGCGGACGTGCAGTAGCACCGGGATATCGCACGGCATGCACATACTGTGCGGCCACGCCCAGGCGGACACGCGGCACGGCCGGGGCATGGCGCCCCGGATTCGGGCAAACGCCCGACAACGTCGGATGATACCGGAGACAGCAATGAGAAATGAACTCACGGAAAGCGCACGGCCGGGCACATCCCCCGCGAACCGTCCGCCGCGACGTGGCGCGATGCTGCGGCTTCTGGCCCTTGGCGCGGCCATGGCGGTCTGCCTGGCGGTCACGCCGGGCCTGGGCCTGGCCCAGGAGGATTATTCCTTCATCGGCATCGACGACGCCAAGCAGGTGCCGCTTTTCATCACCCGGTTGCAAAAGGCGGTGGCGGATGGGGACAAGCAGGCCGTGGCCAAGCTCGTGTCCTATCCCCTCATGGTCGTCATCGCGGGCAAGGACGTGGAGCTCGACGGCGAGGCGGCCTTTGTGAAGCACTATGACCAGATCATGACCGAGGCCTTGAAAAAAAGCGTCCTGGGGCAAAGCCTGAAGCCCGAGGACGTGTTCGTCAACAAGCAGGGCGTGATGGTCGGCGACTCCGGCCAGATATGGGTTCTCCCCGACGGCGACGCCCTGCGCATCTCCGAGATTCGGGAACCGTAACGCGCGCAGCACATCCCCCCTTTTGCGGGAGGCGCACAGGCCGGGTCAAACGATCCGGCCTGTGTGCGTTTTGCCTGAAGACCACGCTCTTCCATGGAATCCGAACCGGAAAAGTTCTGGAGGCAGCCGCGTCGCCGCCGCGTCGGGCATGGCGGCGTCAGGTGACGGCTCTTACTGTACAATCCATGCCATCTCTGGCATGACCGAACCCTGCGTAATCAAAAAATACAAAGAAACCATCACCTTCTGGCTTATCATTATGATACGATCCATCGACATGGACACCTGGCCGCGCAAGGCCCACTTCGCCTTTTTCCAGAACCGGAAAAATCCCTGCCTCTCCCTCACCTTTCCGGTCAACGTCGCAGGTCTGCTGCGGTTCCGGGCGGCCCAGGGCGAGACAAAGCGGCGCTTTACGGATTACGTCTACCACGCCGTCATGGCCAGCGTGAACGCCATTCCGGAATTTTGCATGCGCCTTGTGGACAAAAAACCCGTCCTCTTTTCCAAGGTCGATTCCGCCTTCACCTACATTCCCAAGGGACGCGACCTGCATGCCAACTGCATCGCCGCCTATGATGCCGCGTTTTCGACCTTTTCGCGAAACATCCAGGCGGCCCGGGACGCGGCCGACGCCTCCCCGACCCTGGCCCCCGAGGGCTGTGACAGCCAGGGGCTCGTCTACCTGACCTGCCTGCCGGACATCCCGTTCACAGCAGTCGCCAATCCCTGGGACGACCCGTGGACCGATTCGGTGCCGCGCATCGCCATGGGCATGGTCGATCCGGCCGCCGGGACCATGCCGGTGTCCGTGGAGGCCCTGCATAGCTTTGTCGACGGCAGACACATTGCGGCGTTCCTGAAAGGCCTCTCCGGTATCCTGGAAACGCCCGAGTCGTCGTTCGCATCTTGACGCCGCCCGGGTGTTGAAATTTGGTTGGTGGAGGGGGAATCGAATATTTTGTGTAATCATCGGATTTAATGTGATAAAACTGGCTAGACATTTCTTGGCTATCCGGAATGTTCTCCGGGTGTGAGATGCCCCGTGGAGTTACCCCCGCTAAACTGGACACCCCGTAGTTGCCGGTCAGGTTGATGGCCCTACACCAGCGTTTGACCAGTCCGTTAAGCGTGATGCGAGGGATATTCGACTGCACTTAAAACTAGGGTCGGCAGCACTTCTTGTGCTTGCGGCCGCTTCCGCAGGGGCATTGATCATTAGGACCGATCTTCTTTCGGAGGATCTTTCCCTGAAGTAATGGTTTGAGCGCCACTGTAGGCATCGATGTTTGCATGTCGCGCGTCACCTCATCCATAGCGTCGATTTGTACCCACGTGTAGTATAAAGAAATGCCGAATCGAATACTCGGTCCAGCTGGGTCCACGCAAAGACCGAACCATCGGCTAGCCTTCTCTTTGTACTTGCGAATCTTGCAATGCGACTGCAAATGCAAAGCGGCAATCGACGCAGAGTAGTTATTGCAATGGACCGTAAGTCCGGCTTCGCAGACACCGTACCCAAGAGTCAGATCGTGGTGCTTCCCATCAGCCCTGGCGAGTGCCGCCAACCTGTCAATCGCATGGCTGACTTCTTTGACCGAGTCCTCACTAAGCGCCAGGAGAAAGAAGCCGAGCTCAATGATTGCCGGCTCAGGCCGGGCTTCAATTTCCTTGATGATGCGCCCGAGCAGCGTTGTTTTGTTCAAACGCGTCAGGATACCGCTCGGCGTTGCGGCACCAGCAATCCCAGTGCGCCGGACCGTCATTGCAATATCAAGTCCTGCCGAGATATCGTCGGCTAAGAACAGGCTCACACCAGAATCCACCCAGATATTGTGCTTCAGGTGGTAGGCCAGGATTGTCAATTCCTGTGAAGCCAGTATTTTATCCGCGTAGTTGGCCCGCCGGTTGACATAGCTGAGAAAGCCGAGCGGCGATTGCAACATTTCCGTCATGGCGTCGAGCGTGAACACGTCCATGACCAGCGGAGGTTGTATGCGGGGTACGGTCACGGTACTCAGAAACTGCCGAGCTTGGAAACTCAGCGCCGGATAGTGATCGCTAACAACGCAGAAGACGTAGATTTCTTTCAGTTCGTACGGCAGCACGATCTCGCGACCACTTACGTCCGTCAGCGTGAACCGCTTTTCACCAAGGCACTGTGAGCACTCGATGGCCTGGTCGTAAGCATCCTGGACGCTCTTTTTGAAGTCGTCTCGAATGGCTTGGTCGTTGCCTTTCCTCGCTTCAAGCGTCAATCGTTTCGACTTCGCTTGAACCACGATTGCACGATTACCCCAGACAACCAGTACGTCTATCTCGCCAGCTTTTTTCGCTTTAGTTTCCCAGATGTCGACATTCGCGTATACCCGCTCACCTCCGAACACTAGACCAAGCCGTTCCGAGGCAAAGCTCTCTGTGAAGTCGCCACGGTTCTTCGCCAGTATTGGTCTATAGGCCTTGTCCTCAAACATCCAATAATATGGTGTGTCATAGAGCGCTTCGGCTAATGCGTAGGACTGGAGAGACACAAAATCTCCAGTCGGCATGCGCAGCAACGGTGTCGCGGAGATGGCGTTAAATTCGTGGGGCGCGTGGAAACTGCTGTTGCGGTTACCAGCAGGGAGAGTAAAAGCGCTCAGCACTCGTTCCGTTAGCTCCACTGCTAGGAGAGACTGCGCCGCCACCTCGGCCACTGTTACGGTATAAATCGGGAGCATTGTCCATTCGTCCGGGTGCAGTTTGCGCATTCTCTTGCGGACGTCGACAAAATGACCATCAACTACACGGTCGATGGCTTTTGCAACAGTGCAGGAATCGGATATTGTGAAGCCTCGTTGCTTCAACAGCCAAGGTGCATCGGAGGCATACCTCCTTGCAGCGAGGTCCAGATACTGGAAGCTGTAAGCTGATTCTCCGCCGTAGAAGATTGGCTCTCGAAAAGCCTTGCCTTGTCTGAACGGATCGAAGGTGCCAGAACTGACGACTTCGGGGGTCACACCTCGGTACATGTCACCCGACATGCTATCATGCAGCTCCTCGAGCAGCCGTTCGGTCGTGTCGAGATACTCCTGCAGGACCTGTGGTGTCGGCAATCTCCAGTCGACTTCGGCCTTCACCATCAATCCGATCAATGTGTTTATCTCGATGCGGATCAACTGCGAAGGATTGAACTGTTTCACCATGTCGGCTTCAGTCATTTCATCCGCGTACGACATCGTGTTATCTCGGTAGCAGAGATACGCGAGCGCATGAACGTAGCCAGGGCTGACGCAGAGTGCTGTCAGGTCCGCGAAAATCTCTTGCTCGGCGCGTGGAGTTTTTCTGTTCAAGAGGTAGGTTTCATTGGCTATATTTCATTCATCTTCAACTTTCGCCTTGGAGCGTCCCTGAAAGGACCACCCGCCCCAGCCTCGTCCGCGAACTGGCTTATGTTGACTTAACTATTCTCGCCAAGGGCCGCGCGGATGTCCAGAGTGTCCGGTCTAATTTGGTTACTCCAACGTGTACAGTGATAGTATTCACCTGACACCGCCGCCCCCGGCGGGGTAGCGATTAGGCTGCTTCCATATCCTTGTCCGCTTCAGATTCCTTGGAAGGTAAGAGGCCTCCAAGGAAAACGGTGTACGGCGTGCGACCGTTCTTGTTTGGCCCTTGACGCCGCCCCTGACCTTTCCCCCAAACGCGAAACAGCCGAACCCTCGCGGGTTCGGCTGTTTTGCCCGGGCGGCGTGCCGGGTGTTGAAATTTGGTTGGTGGAGGCGGGGGGAGTCGAACCCCCGTCCGAGAACGTGTCAGTCCAGGCGTCTACAGGCTTAGATCGGGATTTGTTCTCGTCCCCAACACGCCTTCCGACCGGGCGGAAGGGGACCAGTCTACCTGAGTCTCGCGTTTGCCCCGGCGGACACGGGCATTCGCCAGCCTGATGGGGGTTGGCGTCCTACTCTAGCGTATCAGGCGTCTGCTAAAGGGACGCTGGCTGTCTTTAAGCAGCCAGGGCGTAGTCGTAGTCGTTGGCAATTATACCGGTTGCCGCGTGTTTAACGAGGCCTCGCGGCACCTCGGCCTGCAACCTGGGCGTATCCATCCCCGTCGAAACCGGGGCGCCCCCAAACGCAACTCCTTTATACTAAGTC
Above is a genomic segment from Desulfolutivibrio sulfodismutans DSM 3696 containing:
- a CDS encoding DVU_1553 family AMP-dependent CoA ligase encodes the protein MRRDPPAARSPLDPWLAARLGLAGEGPSPRDVAQHHLAALQAAFALARDKSPFYRDKLASLPNEFPRRLKDMADCPCTLPEELARDHRPFLCVPLGDIEHMVTLATSGTSGPAKRLAFTAADLAATLDFFHHGMTTFTAPGDTVLILLPAPRVAELLSTALARFGARGVAGFPAARAPQDGDRDPVTAFCRDMAQARPRVLVIGPRLLEGFVRDPDACDAARGRLRAVLTSGEPLSPELRQLVQRRWGCPVFDHYGLTESGFGGGVECAAQAGYHLREADLYVEILDPATGAVLPEGHTGEVVLTTLGLRAMPLLRYRTGDAAAMLPGPCPCGSLLRRLGPVTGRYDRQNRIHIPKKGGADAP
- a CDS encoding XdhC family aldehyde oxidoreductase maturation factor, which encodes MNDLLETLLARLEAGESVVRAAIVAQEGSAPRAAGAHMLVFADTSIAGTVGGGLVEARVMDAAAVVLAEGLARVMDFNLTGEMAAGADMICGGRLRIFLERLDPDQAGLFAALRDRLETGERCLLATPLDAPGNGGGKILLAGDGSTVSPDKTPPEDQAALRRAGESLLAPACMDAGGRRYFLEPCQGRPRLFLMGAGHVSRATALAAGLAGYSVIVLDDRPEFANRERFPGVHEVAVADMEDCFAGRTITPRDMVVIVTRGHLNDATVLAQTLGTRAGYVGMIGSRRKRDAIYDRLRTQGVTDAELARVHCPVGLPIGAETPEEIAISIVAELIAVRANQGLPRHP
- a CDS encoding sensor histidine kinase; translation: MRGAGLILAVTLLLAACVMESDGQGRAMPRALQGVLDMAGWDMAADGPLRLDGEWEFYPHRLLSPDDFQEPGYMEKARSYVLPSPWNQDTADGTAMGADTGFATLRLRVGPAPGTPRPALYLFNINAAYRLWIDGSLAARSGEVGQNAAQERPEPSKRLIPFANLGRPVDIILQVSNFQYRDGGLIAPVWLGPQETLQAWQDRSLGAAMFFVGAFFVMGLYHMALFFFRPKTVSPLYFSLYCFAWMGNYAASDTSGWALRLFFPDIATRLLDQIALCCFFISIPVGFAFFRSLYPEEFSRRLLAACIAMCTIFVAVAAFASGLTLAQALPLYYLISGLLIIYCLHRLYTAWRRGREEAGFLFAGFCVLGLIGINDMLADMKLLASTPRIPEGMLAFSLCQAFALSRRLSRAFTAKERLSVALEGKNLSLEKEMAERTRLEREIVTISEEERRRISLELHDGLCQELTAARLHCDVLRPSCSGTDAGCEELARLSGLLDGLVDHAYDLSRGLWPLEHDSVGVGPSFRDMIQRLGESSAIPMEFHREMPCETCRNPHLAQLYRIAQEAVTNAVKHSRATRILISLTCPSARAAVLVVRDDGRGLAQAETTPGGLGLGIMAHRARIIGATLCIEDAPGGGAQVVCTVPCQANTNDPDTRRAS
- a CDS encoding response regulator transcription factor — protein: MTMGPCIGARVFLADDHPAVREGLTLRLLQERFEVCGEAENLAELVARIDASAADIALVDLTLCEESGLDLIPELRARGIPVLVYSMHEDAETVRRAFARGAASYVTKRETSAVLVDAVRRTLAGERYVSPRIAAALDAAGAQDETAARVATLSERERQTLDLLAKGEANTEIAAALGVSVRTVESYCARILVKLNLDGMKSLRKYAIRDYKPS
- a CDS encoding CatA-like O-acetyltransferase; the encoded protein is MIRSIDMDTWPRKAHFAFFQNRKNPCLSLTFPVNVAGLLRFRAAQGETKRRFTDYVYHAVMASVNAIPEFCMRLVDKKPVLFSKVDSAFTYIPKGRDLHANCIAAYDAAFSTFSRNIQAARDAADASPTLAPEGCDSQGLVYLTCLPDIPFTAVANPWDDPWTDSVPRIAMGMVDPAAGTMPVSVEALHSFVDGRHIAAFLKGLSGILETPESSFAS
- a CDS encoding nuclease-related domain-containing protein, with the protein product MNRKTPRAEQEIFADLTALCVSPGYVHALAYLCYRDNTMSYADEMTEADMVKQFNPSQLIRIEINTLIGLMVKAEVDWRLPTPQVLQEYLDTTERLLEELHDSMSGDMYRGVTPEVVSSGTFDPFRQGKAFREPIFYGGESAYSFQYLDLAARRYASDAPWLLKQRGFTISDSCTVAKAIDRVVDGHFVDVRKRMRKLHPDEWTMLPIYTVTVAEVAAQSLLAVELTERVLSAFTLPAGNRNSSFHAPHEFNAISATPLLRMPTGDFVSLQSYALAEALYDTPYYWMFEDKAYRPILAKNRGDFTESFASERLGLVFGGERVYANVDIWETKAKKAGEIDVLVVWGNRAIVVQAKSKRLTLEARKGNDQAIRDDFKKSVQDAYDQAIECSQCLGEKRFTLTDVSGREIVLPYELKEIYVFCVVSDHYPALSFQARQFLSTVTVPRIQPPLVMDVFTLDAMTEMLQSPLGFLSYVNRRANYADKILASQELTILAYHLKHNIWVDSGVSLFLADDISAGLDIAMTVRRTGIAGAATPSGILTRLNKTTLLGRIIKEIEARPEPAIIELGFFLLALSEDSVKEVSHAIDRLAALARADGKHHDLTLGYGVCEAGLTVHCNNYSASIAALHLQSHCKIRKYKEKASRWFGLCVDPAGPSIRFGISLYYTWVQIDAMDEVTRDMQTSMPTVALKPLLQGKILRKKIGPNDQCPCGSGRKHKKCCRP